aaataattagtacaataaaaaataaataactttttttgaaaaaaaaattaaatcaaaggtGGCTAAttcatatacacacacacagatatatatatatatatatatatatatatatataaactctcataatataaactaaaatcgTAAAAAATTAGGGGGGGTCAACTTtgtcttatacatatatttacatattatgaattaaaattttcaaaacttaccCAAGTAGGATTCGAACCTATGACCAATCGGTTAACAGCTGACCGCTCTACCACTGAGCTACTGAGAAATAATAGGAGATTAGATCTCATAGAATTCAATTCCTGTTCTCAACCCATGACCAATATGAGCTAGAAGCTTCCTTCGTAACCCCCAGAATTTCTTCGTAGTGGCTCCCTTCCATGTCTCATTTCAGAGGGAAACTCAAAGTGGCTCTATTTCATTATATTCCATCCATACCCCAATTCCATTCATTTAATATCCCTTTGGTGTCATTGACATAACAGATGTCGTTTCTAGTCTATGTTTCTTTTCTATATAtggaaagttaaaaaatcaTCATATAATAATCCAGAAATTGCAATAGAAAAGAAATAAGGGAGGTTTGTGATGAAAGGAAAATCCATAGACCGACCCCATCATCTCCACCCCGTAGGAACTACGAGATCACCCCAAGGACGCCTTCGGCATCCAGGGGTCACGGACCGACCATAGAACCCCGTTCAATAAGTGGAACACATTAGCTGTCCACATTGGGTAGTAAGGGTTGGAGAAGGGCAATCACTCATTCTTAAAACCAGCGTTCTTAAGACCGACCAAAGAGTCGGGCAGAAGGGGGGAAGCTCCCCTTGGTTCTGTCATTGCTCTCCGGCTTAAATTCCTTCGCATCCTCGCCCCATATATCAGGGTTATGATGCATTAACATTATTGGCAGCATGAGTAGCACCCCAACCGGGATAGTTAAATTTCCTAATTTAGTTTCTTCGGCAATTCTTCGAGCTGTTGCAGTAATCGGTGGACATAACCTTAAAACCTCCATGTAAGATCATGTTGACCTATGAGAAGAGAACAATATGCCACGGATTTTGGTATAATGCCATGAGGGCCTTTCAAACTTGTCTATTCCATTCTAGCATTTGGTATAATGCATTTAGCTGGGAAAGCCCCCTCTACATGGAATATCCattctaactttttttttttgaaatctcattcctcaaaaaaatttaGAGAAAGTCTTTTCCACCTTTATCCTAAAATACTTAACTAGCAGGATGTCAAATTTATCCTTATATATGTTTATACTGCATCACGATATATTAGCCTATTTATAAGCTCAATTAATATTTGAatgtaaatttttatattactaattttccttgtatttaaaataattttttatatactagaaaacaaatgttttagAATACCTAATTCTTTGACTTTTGAGCAATTGTGCAAGAATTTGAATCTTACCATAATTGAAACtagattaaaaataaattataattgtTTGAATTCatgtaatttatattttacGTTGCTACTTATATTgttaaaaaatgtaaaattttaacaaaaagcTATAAGACATATTATGTCTTATAAACTAATCCAAAGTAATTAAGTCAAATTTGTATTTAATATATTCCATTATGATATCTAAATTCATTATACCAAATATTGAAAAACGAATAAACATTTTATTCTGACTAGTTAGTTTTCATGTATGGTTCATGTTTGACTTACAGATATTATTAGCATAACACTTGCATTTACTAATAAGAAGGAATAAATGCAAATTAAAATGATAAATAGGGGTTTGAGGTTGACCTTAGCGTTAACATTTATCTCCACTTTATGAATTTTGTTTTGTCCTTATAAAACCTACTTTTACTTTAACTATTTATAATTACCCACgactatttttacttttaactaTTTAAATATACATTTTAAACATAATTACCCCTAAACATTATAATTGTTAATATAAACTTATTTTATGAAAAGTatttaaaagattaaaatttgcttcaataataatttttttttaaaatatatgatcataaatattatgtattattTTAATTGCTCATACGTTATGTGTGCATTGAGCACTAATACATGTAAGATTTTCCACATATTAATAGAACTATGCAACTGCACAATTCATTAGGGCCTGATTAAGATTATTAAACTTATCAACAGCTGTAGCCTTTGGATTAACCAAAGCGACAAACAAAACCATTTGCTCTGTACcaagttttgtcattttgtcAGTCTGAAAAAAACCGCTTGGCCCGCGGGCCCCATCCTGTCCTCCCACGTGACGAACGCTTTGGACGTGACTACCGTAAGAAGGACAACGTGAGACACGTGCGTTAAAAAATCTATCATGGCTTCAATCAATCATTGTCCAGCCCGGGAAAATACAACACCATGCACTCTTCAATAATTTCTCTTGTAattgttcaaaatttcatcatgTCTAATTAAGTTCCACTGGAGATCGACTTACCActaagaaatattttttttttaaactagcTAATAAAATTTATAGAGTCTACTAATTAATGTTTGAGAACGGCTGTTAAATGATTTTTAAGCCACGACAAGCCATTTGTTTTCTCGATTacctaagaaaaaggaaagatctCCTGCAAAATAAAACCAGTAGATGTAATATTTTATTTCTCTCTTAATTATTCGCCATGAGAAAAGAAATACATTACGTGAATCTGTACTGCTATATTCATACAGATCCATTGACATACCAAACTGGGCGGGACTTAAACTAGTTTACAAGCAAAGTTAAGCATAGAAGATGGTGCTTTATTTCGTTAAAAGATAATCTGCTGCCACATACCGGGCTAGCAAGTCAAGTCATATATATGAAACAACAAAAACTATATTATCTTCTGCAAAATCAAGTGAGCTCCATACTGGGGTTGAATTAGTGATATAGCTGTTCCTGTTCGAGGAGCATGAGTATAAGATGGTGAGAGTTCAAAGGAGAAGCGTTGCAGAATCATAGACATTGCCAATTTTGCTTCCAACATGGCAAAATTTTGTCCAATGCAAGTGCGAGGTCCCCAGCTAAATGGAAAGTATGCAACCTGGCCCTTTGTTGCATGTGATACTCCTTCAGCAAACCTCTCAGGCTTGAATTGCTTCACGTCCTCGCCCCATATATCAGGGTCATGATGCATCAGCATTATTGGCAAGGTGATTTGCACTCCAGCCGGGAGAGTTAAATTTCCTAATTTAGTTTCTTCAATAGTTCTTCGACTCATTGTAGCCAATGGTGGACACAACCTTAAAACCTCATGCAAGATCATGGTGACCTATTATATGGGAAggggacccaaaaaaaaaaaggtgtgaGATAGAGTAATTAGGATGTCTATGCAGACGAGAAGCTTCAAAAAACTTCGTTAATATGTCTCTCCTGCCATTAgtgcaatttttcaaatcaatgaaATGATCATTGctaattttatgtttttcaaagaaagagATTGGCTTAcaattttgaggtgatttagCCCATCAAAGTCCGGATCCTTAGTTCCAAATTGTTGCAAGACCTCCTCTCTAGCACGTGCCTGCCATTCGGGGTACCTGCAGAGTAAGACCATTGTCCAGACAAGTAGTGCAGAAGTAGTCTCCTGGCCAGCAAAATAGAACAGCTTGCACTCATCAACAATTTCTTCGGTAGTCATACCAGAGTCCTTGTTTCCATGCTTCTCGATTTCTTGAGAATTGGATTGAAGCATTAATCCCAACAAGTCATCTGAGCCGGCTTCTCCTGCTCTCATTGCCTTTCTTCTTGTGTTGATCATTTCCCTTACTGAACCATTAACTTCTCTGGCAATTTGTTTCATTCTTCTGCTCCTCTTGGTTGGCAAGAACCTAACAAAGATCATagtttagccaaaaaaaaaaaaagcaagaacaAACTATGTTTGCAGCAATGTTTTTGGCTCCATTTTTAAATCACTTAGGCGTATCTCATATGTTAAAATTCCCATCTAAGGCAGTCTTTCATGATCATTGTCCAATCACGATTTTCAAACCATTGATTTCTAGTAGTCACAATTTTCTACAGCACTCAAGAATTCATGATCAGTCTACCTATATCCTGGGATGTTGATGTACACCGACCGTGCTAACTGCATCAAATGCTCAGTTTGCTCTCTCTGGAGCTCAAAGATCCTTCTTCCTTCTTCATAGTTGCTGCCAAATGCTGTACGAGAAATTGCATCGCTGGTAAGAGCCTGAAGATTGGGCCAAACATCCACTTCAGCCAACCCCTTTGGTGAAACAACATTCTCCCATTTCGTCACCATCTCACTTGCACTTTTATAAAAGGCTGGGAGCATAAGCTATTTAtccataaaagaaaagaaaatcagtgAAAGAAACTACTCCATTGAAGGCTGCTTAGTAAATAAATGATGCAATTGACTAAGGACTGTCAAATACAGATAGTGTTTTCAATTTTAGGATATAATAACTGTGAGTGTGCGAATTTATATCAtaattttactgtaatttactTGCGCTAACAAGTATTTTTAGGTcacctgttaaaaaaaaaaaaaaaccccataaaatgattaaattagAGAGAAGAGAACCTTCAATTTCTCAACGTGGAAAGCTGGGTTGAGGAGTTTTCTATGTTTGGCCCATTTTTCTCCCTCATAGGTCACCACTCCTTGAACCAATAATTTTGTAATTGCATTTAAACGGGGCTTAGGGAAAACATCAACCTTTTGTGTAATTTCCTTCATAAGATTAGGGTCCACGATCACCACGGCAGGCGTCGGCCCAAACCATAAATATGTATTTTTACCTGAAAGCCACAGCCACATGGATTAGGAAACGAACCGCAACCACCGCTTTTGCCCCATAACCAAAAAGTATTAGCAACCTAGAGACCTTCCGCTAGGAAAGGATAATAAAATGCAAATGTTTCAAAACATAAAATACAAGGGTAAAATCAACCGTAATCCACTAAAATAattcaaattcttcaaaaaccttttttttttttttttggcatcaatcaaactAATAAACTGTTTAAAGTAATTCAATCAGCTCATTTCCATCAGAATCTTAGATTAAGTTAGCTGGAAATCTGTTCAAAATGTCAACTACGCGCTATTGGTAAGGATAAAATTGACATTTCTCCTCATCCACCTTCCTAATCGACTAAAATTCTTCATTCTAAATCAAGTTAACTCCCAAAACCTTGAGAATTTGGTGGAGTGCAATTTCAACTCTTTAACTTTTTTCAGAGTTAATATGATGGGATTGATATATAGATTTTAAACGATTGGGAAGGATGGATGAGACAAAATGTCATTTTTGTTCCTGCCAAATTGCACACATCCGTTAGCTTGACGAGATGGACTGATTGAAACTTTTGAGTACTATaatgacacaaaaaaaaaaaaagaaataatcttATATATATGTCAGTGTATGCATTATTATCATTAGATATATGATACatgtacaaaatttaaatttgaaatttaacatTTGCTCACGTGTCATCCGTCTAATTACGATAGAAtatacactgacaatgtatataaaattttttcaaaaaaaattaatggtttctatgagaatttttgaaatagtTTAGTGGGTTATAGTGCACTTTATCCAAAAAAGAATTAATAAAAAAAGATTCACAAGAATAATAAAGCAAACAAACCAAAAatagaatttaaaagaaaaagaaagaaaacttgaaATCTAAAGTTCATTGGGAGCACGGATTTTTGTCGGAACTTTAAtccttattttgtttatttgatgATTTGATCCAATTTAATCTGATCATAATTGACTACAAATTTACCATGCCAATATTCTCTGTCTTAACTCTAGAATTCCAATTTGActaaattattgaatttaaaCTAATAGCTggaaaacaaactaattttACAGTTCATGTATCGATCTTATAGATTTATACATTTCTTTATGCGAATTTCTGTCAAAATATTGGCTTCCCTCAATTAGCATGTCTAATTTGCATAGAcaataaatattattcactattttctcctttttttttgggtaagtatCTTAGTCACTAATTTTCAACAtcgaaaagaaaaagggtaaaagaAAAGGTAAATGATATTCTATTTAACAAAAgcagagaaaagggaaaaaaatggagATCAAATGAGGGACGAACGTGGTTATGAGGCAAAGAAATGAAAGCAGAGTTGATAAGAACAATGAATACTACCATATTTCTTAATGGCTCCAAGATATTCAGGAATAACTCTTGGTACGATGTCGTCGGAGAGTCTAAGATTCTTGGAGTGGGCTTCTGTGTACAAGGCCGATATATCTTTGAAGTCTCCATGGAGCCGCTTGTAAGGGTTTCCCCTGAAACCTTGCTCTTTCAGACGTTTCTCCAGCTTCTTCGGCCTAAACCATACCCAGTTCAAAGCTTTCCATGATACTGCTACtaccagaagaagaagaagaagaagacaagaAGAATACACAGTAAAGGTTGATGGATTGGTGGTTTCCAtgttgtgaattttgtgatggCTTCCGTGTAAAATTTCGACCTTTCTTGTGTGCATATTTATATTCGAGTTGGGGCGATGATAACCTTGGTTTTGTTTGCATGGCTATTCATTTACTAGTTTTATAGCTTTGACGTCACGTGTCAGGCAGTTGAGACTCGTTATTTTGCTGTTATGTTTGTGTTTTTATTCTTTGTTAGATGTAGTAGTCATACGTGTGAGTGTGTGTTTTTTCCTAATTGCACAAATAAACATGCCCTGAAATCAGGTTATCTAACATTTTTAATGTAGCATTAATCAGTAACCAATGCCTAGAATCAGGTAGAATTAATAGGCATGGTAATCTAACTACAAGGCATGCCTAAAATCAATAAGTAATGCCTAAAATTAGGTAGAACTAAAAGGCATATGGCTATCCATGTAATGTGTAGCCTTGCTTATTAGTCACATTACTTCTCTAAGATAAGCAATTTgacaatttccatttttttttgacaatttttgtTTGCTAGTACTTCACATTTAACAGTCTtatagaagaaaaaaataaagaaaaacaattataaaatgggtttatcattttcttttgtttgctaGACTTGAACGAGCATTCaaacatatttaaaaatatttcaaaccaaCGTAAAATTGAATTAATCTTTTTTGTATGTTCAATGGCTTTTTCTTTTACATTAATAGGTttggatgcatgacacataatttTTATTCAATTCTAGCCCACCGTGACCTTCGTTTGTATATACTATCATTTCTCCTAATCAAGATTTCATGTTGGATCCTATTCTTTTTAGTTGCAATTTAgatgattgtttgattgatagATTAAAAGTGTTCGGGAATGGAGGGAGCAACAATGGTTTCTTTGGACTGGACATCATCTATTGAAAATGAGTCTCGAACTCTCAATgttgaacaacttcaatttgcAAGggtaaatatacatattttcttattttcctttctttcttccttttttttgggagattttgatgattttggttCTGATAATTTGTATAAGAAGCAGCACTTTATGTGGTGAGTACGAGGAGCATGGAAGAAGCTctttgaatttcattaagatAATGGCTTAGATATATACTAATACAATATCTAACGATTTCTTTAggttaaaatttttcttttgtacTTTCTAGATTCTTTGGATTTATAATTCTTACTTATTTGATGATTCTTTTTGGTACTTggttggtgattttttttttttttttttgtaatctgTATCATGAGCTGCAAAATTATAGGTTATTTTGTCTTTTTTAAACCATGTGCTAAAATAGATGagcttctctttttctttttcttttttaaataaaagtgGTATTCAAAATCAAGAGATAGTTGGAATCTTTAAATGGTGAAATCCAAATCGACTTGTGTTTAAGGATAGGTTAGAATAAAATGCTAAGAAATAACCGATGGAGCTATTCTATAAATGGGTAACAAACTCGTGTTGAAGGTTAAAAAATACATATTTATAGaatcatttttttcatattcGGAAGAAAAAAGCTGGACCTACTGTAAAAGTTCAAAAACGATAATCCATTtcttaaattgcatattttttatgaagaaagtttatccttttgccaaaaaaaaaaaaaaatgtttacatagagatccctttttttttcgcAAAACAGAAGGACCCTCTGACCATTCTAACTCAAAATACAACCGGGCAGCAGCTTGCAAGGGAGTGCAAGGTTCCCTTGTACCATTCGTGTGGCAGTAGTTGGTGGTGGGATAGCCAAAAGACCAAAACACCACCAATTGAGTCAGCcgaaagaccaaaatacccctcaACTGAAGCATGCTTTCTTATCCAAGATGATTGGTCTTTCATGTTATCGTTTGTCAATCTAGGAATATCTTTTTCGCAGGAAAATTAGGAAAGAATAGTAGTTTGGGAAGGAGACAAAAAAAACGTAAAAAAGAGGGAGTTGTTCCCTTGACTTTGGAGAGTAACATATCTGCTTGAGGGGAGACTATCTATCCATCCGTCGTTTGTTCTTTTGGCCAAGGAGCggaaggcttttttttttctcttttgatttttcgaacGTTCATGTACTCAACGATGAGCAACTAATTTCCTCTCTCTAATTTGGTTTAACTACAACTGTGAAatcttattatttttatttatttttttattcattaATATTCAATGtttctgatttaatttcttatgattaTTTTGTTATGTAAATATCATGGGTCTGATATTtgaattaacctaataatcaAATAtcatattaattaattaaatctgtaattgtttgattggttaATATTAGTGACGACTAACgtgattaatttcatgttagagaaacatatgatctaatttaaataaaccttGGTTGTGAATTTATTGATTAGAATaggatttttctagtttttaatacaatgaaaaaattaaattctacggacgtacctagagtttttttttattagaaaagtaATTAATGGGCGTGACTTAACTATCGACACAGTAAGAAAAATCTGATGACAAAGCCATTTGTCATCACTTATTTGGCAATTATAACCTGCTTGTTAACGAATAAATGAAATAGTTATTGCATCAAATGAACAGTTGTGTGTACCACTTACGAAGTTTCCTTCTTCGCTAGAGTTTGCTTATTAttaaattaatttaaattttctttcgTTTGATTGCTTTTAGTTAAATTGATCTTTTTATTTCAATATTTTAAAACAcccatttaattcttgtttggaaggaaataaaattcaGGCCTGTTtgacaagtgagttttttgggtgtttgtctaaaactttactatagtttattgtagaagtttttaaaaaaaattttgaagtatgtaaatttttgaatattttgaaatgtataatttaaaaactttaaaaattttttaaagttactgtagctaaattttttaaaaaacttatagcagataaacttgacaaaaaattcAAGTGCCAAACCGGGCCTCAGTTCTTGAGAAAACGATCCTACTCACCGTGTActtgaaattaaaattttagaatataaattttaatttcGGTGATTTGATACCCATCATAGCATGGTCAGATGTTCTGTTCTAGAAGAATAGAAAAGACTAGACAATCAAACGAGCACTCAATTTCAACAAATTGATTACGATTGTTCTGGTAACAATCAAGCTATGTCAGCAGTTATTGAAGGCAAGTCATAATGTGAGCAGCCAGAAGAAACAATTGAAAGGGATCGTTCTAGGGTAGGTACGCTTTGACCGTGCGCCTACCGTGGGAACGTGCTCAGAGATGGACACATGTACTGATCACTAATGTAGTGGACCTTGTAGAGGAAAATTGTCATTAGAAGTCAggttattatcattttactCCTTAAACTATATTACTATTATCAATTTATCTTATtatgttatcttttagtcatttcacctaggggtggcaattttcgacacgacctgaaaacaagacacgaacctaacacgaaattaatgggtttgggttgaggtttcgggaattcgggtcagaatcgggttggacccgatgaacccgaaaagaaaacaggtcgatttcgggtcaacccgtggtgacctgatatgacccgatatgacccattaacgaattaaaaataatttaataaacataaaaataatttaatctaactaaactaagttattctttttttcaaaggcattaattacttaattctaaatgaatttatttaatttgtgtgaagttgaaattattatatttggacaaataatatattatattattttttacttttatgctgttttaatttattttatattttgtttgggataaaacacttttacggtatttaatttattttagatttggtttggaattatttatttaaatttttattacttgattatgtaattagttttatgagaaattgattttattagaaattacagtgataaattaataaattaaaattaagtttcgggtcatttcgggtcgacccgccaacctgaaattttcgggttcgggtcagcatacctgacccgtcacgggttggcgggtcgggttcgggtcgacagattttctgacgggttgacccgaacccaacccgccaacctgatttggacccgaattgccacccctaatttCACCTTATAGAAAATTCAACTGTTgataaatttttgataaaaatatcttttattttatagtattactatattgttattatcactttatccctttaaattatagtgatgTAGTCGCTTTACTATCTTCTAGATGTTTTACCCTATCATTAATCtaaaaaatatgttaaaatatggttaaatgtatttattttttatatataattaaaaataaaaagttgaaataattattcttcctttttttcactctaagattccaaaaacataaaaataaaaatgtattctcaaatttcttttttcacacttattatacttgaaaaagaaaagtagaTAGGACAGAAGTAgacaaaaattagattttgcaaagaaaaaaaataaaaaaatctaatACTATCGTATTACTTTAATGTCTTAGGGATTAGGATTGAAATTGGGtaataaacagaaaaataaattaattttaaaataataaaattattgaattctttcttgtttgtattaaaaaaagaagtgagctctctctctcgccactctaaatttttttttttatataaaaaaatgagGGTACTattttctaaagttttttaacttgttaaattggtttaatggtggaataaattgactaaaaaataattttatgggGTAAATTCATAATAAGATTATAATTTATGGGGATAAAGTGATATTAATTTTAAAAGTTAAACATGTCTTATCATTTGAATTAATAAATCGTTAAGTTTAATCGTTAGCTTTGGAagtaaaatgactaaaaaataaCGTTAAAGAGAAAATTGATAGTGACGCCAAATGTTAAGGAGATACCGAGATAGGAAGGATtgagtgataataacccttagAAGTCACACGCGCATGCCCAACTCGGGGTGGGTCGTGTGGTGTGTTGCTCCTCTTTAGGATATGGCCACCAAGGATCGAGTTTCAAAATTAATGTGTTCGAGAGGAATGGGTCTCTCTTTTCGGGCCGCAGGAGATTAGTCGGGTCGAAAGTCCAGATACTCCtgtgtaaaaaaaaagaaaaaaaaagtcacgcCCATGAATTGAGTGCAAGAACCAATGGATTTCGAGGACAGTAAACTGCAATAAAACATGTCTGGTGGCGGGGAGGATGTACATGTGCCTCTTTAAGTACAATGAAATACCGCCTTCTTTCTCTGATGGGAGCCTTTTCTCTCTTGGAGAAAGAGCTTTTCTCTACTTAGGTAGGAGTTTCAAACTCTCAAAAAAACCTCAAATTCAAAATCCTTCAAAAGTTCAAGACCCTTCAAAATTCAAGAACCAATTGGACACCCAGATCTGCTACAATTTCAGCGAACAAGAAACATTAAGGCAAACGACACGGTAGGATCTGGTGAGGCTGCCATCAAAACAGAAGAAATACAACCACAAAGGGAACATATGGAGAAAAGATGAATTAATGGCAAACAAAAAGGACCACAAGCACTAAGAGAGAGAGCCAGGAAACCACTATCATGGGACGGACCACGGGCAGGAACGGTTGCTAGCGGTTTTGTGCATTTTACACACCGCGTAATTTTGTTTGCATATGGCGTAACTTTATTTGCACAACGTGtaactttaaaacaaaattttgtgaGTCTCACACACGTTATAAGAATCAATGTATAAAAAAGTGATCTAGATCTTATAATTTTTTGTGACCAAATCTTGGCTCTTAACTGCTCCTCTTCTAGATGATCGCTCCTGCCCCTCATCCATCACGGGACATGTGGAAGACTGATTCAGCTCACATAAAAAAATCCCTCGGGTAATTGGTCTTGAATCCTTGGCTGCTTTCTCTTCATTTATTCCTGCATTTATGACTCTTTTAGCTTCTGTCAGTCTACTAGTTGGACATGAGTTCTCTTCCTAACTTTTCCTTTAGAATTCTAGAAGAGTCACCTAGGTTCTGTCAGTATAGTTGGTTTTGATCTACCTTTTCGTCTTAGTTGTCCTAACATACTCCCAATAGTCCTGCCCTAGCTGGAGTACAGGAAGTTCTGCTCCTCTTTTTGCAGATTTGGTTAGCTCCCAACACTGAGTGCTTAGGCTGAAATTCCCACTAGTATCCTAATCAAAATGGCAGATAAGATATAATGCAGAAATTTGCTCTAAACAACATGGAATCTGTCGGAACTGATCTAGACAGTGGGGATCTGAGACCTGGACTTGTTGAAAGGTAAACATTCTTCAATTGAGATAAAAGTAttcgaggaaaagaaaaggaaaaagatgaaaaaCGTTCCACTTGTTTCTTGCAGCCAAAAAGAAGAGGTGCCTAATGACTGCTAACTCGTCTTCtgcttggagagagagagaataaagAAAACGATAATGCCTGTccctttttttcatttcctACTAACACTGAACTACTCCTAATTCAAATCAAATTGTTCCAACTATGTTAACGAAAAGGAAGAGTCAACATAGACAAAATAGTCTAGCTTTCTAGTAGGGATAAAATATTTTATCCCTGTGGTGGAACATCTGATTCATATGACTTCAACTCGCGACTGGATATTACGCGCCAGCTCTTGAGTTTTCCGGATGTGCATAATTTTTAACTTTGACGTGCTTACACCGGACAACAAGTTGAGTAAATAATCAcgcttttttattatttttttgttccaAATCCCTACAATCGACAATAATTAtcaaaaataaatagaatataCCAATTAACTCaatatttgataaaataaaagaga
The DNA window shown above is from Coffea arabica cultivar ET-39 chromosome 5e, Coffea Arabica ET-39 HiFi, whole genome shotgun sequence and carries:
- the LOC113688012 gene encoding cytochrome P450 CYP72A219-like isoform X3, encoding METTNPSTFTVYSSCLLLLLLLVVAVSWKALNWVWFRPKKLEKRLKEQGFRGNPYKRLHGDFKDISALYTEAHSKNLRLSDDIVPRVIPEYLGAIKKYGKNTYLWFGPTPAVVIVDPNLMKEITQKVDVFPKPRLNAITKLLVQGVVTYEGEKWAKHRKLLNPAFHVEKLKLMLPAFYKSASEMVTKWENVVSPKGLAEVDVWPNLQALTSDAISRTAFGSNYEEGRRIFELQREQTEHLMQLARSVYINIPGYRFLPTKRSRRMKQIAREVNGSVREMINTRRKAMRAGEAGSDDLLGLMLQSNSQEIEKHGNKDSGMTTEEIVDECKLFYFAGQETTSALLVWTMVLLCRYPEWQARAREEVLQQFGTKDPDFDGLNHLKIVTMILHEVLRLCPPLATMSRRTIEETKLGNLTLPAGVQITLPIMLMHHDPDIWGEDVKQFKPERFAEGVSHATKGQVAYFPFSWGPRTCIGQNFAMLEAKLAMSMILQRFSFELSPSYTHAPRTGTAISLIQPQYGAHLILQKII
- the LOC113688012 gene encoding cytochrome P450 CYP72A219-like isoform X1, producing METTYVSMFTVYSSCLLLLLVVAVSWKALNWVWFRPKKLEKRLKEQGFRGNPYKLLHGDFKEMSTLYTEAQSKNLNLSDDIVPRVIPQYLGAVKKYGKNTYLWFGPTPAVVIVDPNLMKEITQKVDVFPKPRLNAITKLLVQGVVTYEGEKWAKHRKLLNPAFHVEKLKLMLPAFYKSASEMVTKWENVVSPKGLAEVDVWPNLQALTSDAISRTAFGSNYEEGRRIFELQREQTEHLMQLARSVYINIPGYRFLPTKRSRRMKQIAREVNGSVREMINTRRKAMRAGEAGSDDLLGLMLQSNSQEIEKHGNKDSGMTTEEIVDECKLFYFAGQETTSALLVWTMVLLCRYPEWQARAREEVLQQFGTKDPDFDGLNHLKIVTMILHEVLRLCPPLATMSRRTIEETKLGNLTLPAGVQITLPIMLMHHDPDIWGEDVKQFKPERFAEGVSHATKGQVAYFPFSWGPRTCIGQNFAMLEAKLAMSMILQRFSFELSPSYTHAPRTGTAISLIQPQYGAHLILQKII